A segment of the Mytilus trossulus isolate FHL-02 chromosome 12, PNRI_Mtr1.1.1.hap1, whole genome shotgun sequence genome:
AAAAAgtggaattattatttttggagtgtagaaatatatttgaatgtttaaTATACTAATGCATTACATGCTTTTCATGGTCATAATGGTTCTGTTGAGAGCTTTGACTGTTCCCTCTCTTTGTTgctattgatttttaaattgatatatttattggtTTTGCTTATCATggtatgattttgttttaaaatatttttaggtcCCCCTAATTCTACAACATTTGATATCACATTGATGGTAGTATTAATAAAACGTCTGACTAAACTATCTCCGCCTACATGTGGATACGACCAACTTCCATCTAGTACAGATACCACAACCACAGCTGACGTGGCAAGAATAAAGCATTACAGGAACGAGCTAGCACATACTAATGATGGAAAGATCAACTCTGCTTTCTTTACCAAGGCTTTGGAGGATATCACTGgggtaaaaaaataatgtttcaccTTTTGTATCTTATAATAGGctaataatgaaatatgtaagtttcaaaacttgaaacaaatttttaaaaaaagtaaataacaaaaataccgaactctgaaaataattaaaaacggAAATTTTCTAAGCAAATACCAAAcgaattgtataataaaatatattttcaattatacatGGTATATTGAATAACACTTATTTCATCTTACATGTCCATAAGTACAAAGCTTCCGGAAATCATTTGATATcttatcaactttgtatttatttggctttttaactatttttatctgagcgtcactgatgagtcttatgtagacgaaacgcgcgtctggcgtataaaattataatcctggtacttttgataactattatcatgAAACGTGTATGAAATTTTGGCTTTTACTGTGGCTTGTACTTTTAAGGGTACAGAAGTTCAACCAAATGTACAAGAATTGTAGCAATTTTGCACACGTCTTTCACTCAATCGTGTATGTGATGGATTTGAAACAATCATATTTaactaatattttaatatatgcttaaggtggtacctatcACTACAGGGAGTCAAATCTGAAAAATCGACAACACGTTATAATCACGTTGTATTGTTgaagaaatattaagcttctcaatgaccaaaataagtgtttgtcaaactgctatatatccaaTCAATATTTTCGAGAAAGTGATTGGTTCAAATTTcttttagttcttttttatttttatcaaagggtcaaagtcaatattttgtcaaaaatttatgaaacttAAACGAGCCAAAATgattttagtcaaggtgttggaTACCACCTTAAGAATGTATTCTAGTTTGGCTTTACCAgcttatatatttgaatatgacCCTTTGCTTGTTATCTTTATAAAGGCGGTAAAAAGGCTAGGTGGACCAAGTATGGAAAAAGAATGTAAAGAGCTAAGAACTAAACATTTAGATCAAGCAACGGTACCTTGGAATATAAGAGGTAAGGACAGAATATCGGAACAATCCAACGCACATTGCTAGTAATGATTACATTCCGTGAATGTGTGAGAAAATTTGGTTAtagatttctttaaaaaaaaagtcaacacGCCATTATTTCGCcttatcaattatatggtaaattttataaatttcccgttTACAAAACtctgaatttttcgaaaaacttaagattttttttttatcccaggcaaagattaccttagccgtatttgtcacagctttttggaattttgggtcctcaatgctcttcagctttgtacttgattggctttacaactattttgatctgagcgtcactgatgagtcttatgtagacgaaacgtgcgtctggcgtattaaattataatcctggtaccttttataactatttcaacATATCCAAGATTTAGTCTTATTCTTTcacaaattgttaaaattttgaatatgtttCCATACTTTCTCCATGCTTAAGATCcaaatcatattaaaacagatatttttaatgaagtttGAAATACTTCAATTTCGAGATGTGaacaaaaaagtaagaaaaacaATACTCATCAGATGAGGATATGAAAtattatgtacatttgtatgtctCAAACACagacaaaacatgtttatattctTGTTACCAAACATGACATTTTGTAGGGTCATACACCATAAACCGGCTTGAATTCACTGATTTCTCGTTTTTAAATCTTTCAGCTATATCTATTAGCAATTTCGTACGTGTTTTACATGCATATAAAACGTTTTACATGTGTAATTGACCAGAATTCGTAAGATGTGGATGTTTCTGGagagaataaatatataaagcatATTGATGCCTTTCGAAAAACAGGACAATTGTGAAACAGATGTCAACCaaatatcaagaaaaaataAGTCTTATAATATCATGCATAATTATGCATATTCTTCATTATCACTTGCCCGTGTTAtaacattttacaattatcCCCCTTGAGTAAATATGAATTCCAGATAAgagttttaatttcttttaaatgcatCCCACCATTTATgaactaaaattgagaaaggaaatggggaatgtgtcaaagcgacaacaactcgaccatagagcagacaaacAGCCGAAGTCTAAAATGTAGCGAGATATTCCAGCACTCGTAGGCgtacttcagctggcccttaaaaatatgtacactTGTACAGTGataaaatggacgtcatactaaactccgaattatatacaagaaactaaaattaaaaatcaaacaagactaacaaaggccagacgctcctgactagggacaggcgcaaaactgcggtggggttaaacatgtttatgagatctcaacccttcccctatacatctagccaatgtaaaaaagtaaacgcataaaaatacgcacattaaaagtcagttcaagagaagtccgagttgCTGCTGCTTATATAAACATTTGCAGTTTCTCGAaatcattataattttattcatacTTAAAATAAGTCACTTGAACTTCTCAACATAGTTTAAACCATTCAATCAAATTTTCTTTGCAATGATTACCATTCAAGAGGTATATGGCTTCTCGTTAGGTCCGAATAATAAAAACTGTAATATAATGAATTATTACATTGTACATGCAATGCGATGCTTAGTACGaattaagaaaaatacaaacaacgtTAACACTTTATATTTCGATGACAAAAACTAACATGATTAACTTTAAAACCTTGACATTTTGCATGCAAAGGTTTCATTTggtctttatattttgtatgaaatcATTTTacgtaaaataaatattctgatGCTTGcattaatatcataaaaatccATAACACGGAAAAGTGGGGAGGGTCGTTTAAGATAAAATAGCGCTGAACGCGTATGCTTCGAATTCTGCTTGCTTGAAAAAGATTATGGGTTGATTTCTTTTGTGCAAAACACTATATTTTGGTAactgttctttaaaaaaaaagtcttatatttaccttttttttgtttttcacgCGTCGTAAACCATCGCCTTGTGTCAAGCGAAGCCAATGAAGACAATCgatttttaaatgacaaatattgtCATAAAAAAACTGAAGCGTTAGTGGGTATGCCGTGTTTGTCACTGTTCTATTTTACCCACTGTTGGATAAATGTACAAACAATCTTATAAATTCGTATCTTGCATGCATCATTTCTTAAGAAAAACGCTAGAAAACAATTGATTCTTTTAATTCTGAAACCCAACATTTACCCTTttcaatttacatatttttctagTAAGCTACGGTAACCGTCAAATTTACTGTTGACATTTTGTAACAAAGGAGTCGCCATGTTGGCTTGTTGAAATCAGTAAAAGTGTGAATAATATTAATGCAATAGACTAGAAAAGAGTAACATCTACTTCAACTTTTTTAATGCTATGTAATCGGAGTTTAGAAGgtaaacacaataaaaaccttAAGCTTTGTCGTTGTTTTTTCATATGACGTCATGTCTTGAAATGACGTTAATGCGTCCAAAACATTACtggaattttgtaaaattttagcctATTTTGATTTAGTACATTTTTCTGAATTCAAAATCTTTTTGTAATGCCTCAAAATTAGAATCAAGGTTCTGTAGGGTTTTAATTGTAATGTTTAACACAGCAGAATCGACATATCATTTCCACATAGGTTACGAGACTTGTGCGGGAGGTTTATTTTTACAGCCATTATTATGTACATCTCGGAGTCTGCGCTAAGTCAGTAGaagatatatcgagaattttatcacGATATATTTTACAGGGGAAAatagcacgtcatattagactTGATCTTTATTAATCAGCTACTGTTGTTTTGTATTGATGAACTTActcattattattctttggtTATAATGTCATTCATGAGTATTATTCTTTGGTTATCATGTcattcaaacaattgtttttatatattccaGTACAAATCAATCAGACATTGGATAAATGGCAGAAGACACATGTTAATTTTGTAGAAACAAGAGCTGCAAAACAAGTGTTAGAATGTGTCCGGGTAAATAGTTGTGTGACAATAACAGCTAGTTCTGGTGCTGGGAAGACAGCAACCCTTCATCATGTGGTTTTCAAAATGGCAGATGACGGGTACAATATACTACTGGTAACCAATCCCCAGGACATTATTACATTTTATGATCCAAATCAGAAGACGTTGTTTGTTATTGATGACTTCTGTGGTACATATTCTTTAAACCAGTCTGACCTACAAAGCTGGGAATCAGTCCTTAAACGTATCAAAGAACTGATACAGaataaactcacaaaaatcaTTGTTGCCTGTCGATTACAAGTGTTCAAAGATGGAAAGTTCGAAtctttatcaattttcaaaacaaacgTTTGTAACTTGTTATCAAAAGACTTGAGCTTGTCGAAAACTGAAAAGCAGTTGATAGCAGAGATGTATTTGGAAACTAAAGCTGCAGATATTATTAAGAATATTGACCTATGTGACTTTTTCCCCCTTCTGTGCAAATTATATCATGATAATCCTGTCGGTAATATTTTAGATTTCTTTCAAAATCCATTTTCAGTGTACGAAGAAGAAATAGAACAACTAAGAACCAATGCACATGGTAAATACTGTGCCTTGGCATTGTGTGTCATGTTCAATAATATGATTTCGGAGAAAGTATTGACagaaaaaatcaattcggaGACAAAAGGTATTATTGAGAACACATTAGAGGCATGCAGACTAAATAAAGGTACATCAAGATTAACCATATTGGACGAACTTGATTCACTTGAACATATGTTCATTAAGAAAGATAATGGTTTATACAAAACTGTACACGATAaactttttgactttttatcGTATTATTTTGGAAAAACTATGATTCAGTGTTTAATTAACAATGCACACAGTACATTTATAATGGAACGATTTTTATTAGAAGGTGAAGATAACGACCAGTTCATCACTATTGTTCCTTCTGAACACcatcaaatatatatagaaagaatGATTAATGACTGGTTTAAAGGTGAAGTTACGCGTGtgtttaataacaaaaacatgGTTAACAAAAATTTTAGACAGAGATTCCTGGGTCATTTGAATTCACTTGACATTGTAGATCAGATACAATTAGCACAAACCTGTGATATCTTTTACAAGGACACTCCTCTATTTCACTGTTGTTCTATTTGCGACATTCCATTTATTCAGTGGAGTTTACAACTCTGTGATAATATCAACATGTGCGATATTAATAATGTCAGTCCTCTACATTTATCAACACAGAGTGGTCTTACTGAGGCAGTTAAACTGTTATTGAACAGAAAGGCAGATGTTAATAAGTGTAGGTATGACCAATCATCTCCACTTTTTACAGCTTGTCAGAACAATCATATTGATATACTTAAGCTTTTAATAGACAATAAGGCAGACGTCAACAAGTGTTTGATTGATGAAACAACTCCCCTTATTATTGCCTGTCAAAAGAATCATGTTGATGTAGTAAGGCTATTGCTTGACAACAAGGCAGTCATCAATAAGTGTACAGATGATAAACAATCTCCTCTTTTTGTTGCTAGTCTAAATAATCATGTAGACATAGTAAACATGTTACTTCACAACAAggcagacattaataagtgtaCAGTTGATGGACAATCGCCCCTGTTTATTGGTTGTCAAAATAACCATATAGATACAGTCCAAATGTTACTTGACAACAAGGCGGACATCAACAAATGTATGTATGATGgcacatcttctttatttatGGCTTGTCAGGAGGGTTATACAAGTATAGTCAAACTTTTACTGGATAATAAAGCCGTGATTAATAAGTGCAATGATACTGGAACATCTCCCTTTTTTATGGCTtgccaaaataatcatatagATATAGTAAAACTGCTACTTGACAAAAAAGCGGATATCAATAAGTGTATGAATGATGACACATCTCCCTTGTTTATTGCTTGCCAGGATAATCATGTAGACATAGTACAGCTACTACTTGACAATGGAGCAGCCATTAACAAGGTAACAGATGAGGAACAATCTCCCTTACATAGTGCATGTCAAGAaggaaatacaaatattgtgaaattattaATTGACAACAAGGCAGACGTTTATAAGTGTAGGAATGATGGAACATCTCCCCTATTTATTGCTTGTCAAACAAATCATGAAGATATAGTAAAGCTGTTAATTAGAAGCAATGCTGacattaataaatgtttgagTAATGGAACATCACCCCTGTTCATTGCTTGTCAGGAGGGTCATGCAAACATAGTAAACCTTTTACTCGACAACAAGGCAAACGTTAAACAATGTGTAAATGATGAGACATCTCCATTATTCATTGCTTGTCAAGTAGGATATACAGATATCGTTAAGCTGTTATTAAAAGCTAAggcagacattaataagtgtaTGAACAGTGACGCTTCTCCTTTGTTTGTTGCTTGTGAGAAGAACCATGTAGATATTGTCAAGTTGTTATTGTACGAAAAGAAAATGCAGACATGAATATTTTAACGAGAAATGTTGCATCTCCACTTTTTATTGCATGTGCAAAgaataatattaatattgttaAGTTGTTATTGGATAAAAAAGCAACCGTAAATAAGTTTAACGGGTATATGTTTTCTCCATTGGTTATTGCTTGTCGTGAAGGAAATAAAGATATAGTAAATCTGTTGCTGGAAAATGAGGCAGACATCAATAATTTTACTAAAGATGAAGAATCTCCTTTTTACATTGCTTGTGCAAAGAAtcatattgatattgttaaGTTGTTACtggataaaaaaatcaacattaatAAGTGTAATAGTGATGGAGCATCGCCATTGTTTATTGCTTGTCAGGAAGGAAATAAGCATATTGTACAGCTTTTACTGGACAACAAGGCAGACATTAATAAATGTTCGAATGATGAAATATCTCCATTGTATATTTCTTGTCAAGAAGGATTTTCTGATATAGTTGGGCTGTTACTAAACAAAAAGGCAGACATTGATAAATGTAGGAATGATGGAGCATCTCCAATGTTTATTGCCTGCATGAATGGATATAAAGATGTAGTTAAACTTTTTCTTGAAAAGGGGACATATATTAATAAGTGTAGGAATGATGGCGCATCATATCTGTTTATAGCTTGCATGAAAAACCATTTAGGTGTAGCTACACTGTTACTGGAAAACAAGGCAGACATTAACATTTGTTTGAAGGATAACACATCTCCCTTGTATATTGCCTGTCAAGAAGGACATAAGGATATAGTTGAGCTGTTGCTTGACAAAAAAGCAGACATGAATAAGTGTAGGAATGACGAAGCATTTGTCCTGTTTATAGCATGTCAGAGGAATCATGTAGATATAGTAAAGATGTTACTTAATGAAAAAGCAGACCCAAATAAGTGTGCATCTGATGGAACATCTCCCCTTTTCATGGCGTGTCAGGAGGGATATTACGACATAGTAAAGTTGTTACTACAACATAAAGCAGACACGAATAAGTGCAGGAATGATGATACATCTTCTCTGTTTATCGCTTGCCAGGAAGGCTATAAAGATGTTGTAAAGCTGCTATTGAACAACAAggcagacattaataagtgtaCAGATGATGGATCATCGCCCCTGTTTATTGCTTGTCAATTTAATCGTTTATCTATAGTGGAGATGTTACTTTACAACAAGGCTGATATTAATAAGTGTACAGGTCTTGGTTCTCCTATTTCTGTAGCTTGTCTTGAGGGTAATATAGATATAGTCAAAATATTATTGGCAAATGGAgcaaattataataaatgtgtaaaagtaggtttttatttttactccCCAAAACAAATTGCCATAAAGCAGGGGCATATTAACATTGCTATTTTGATTTGTAAACATTCAGATAGAATCAATTTCATATGTAGaaatatgaaacacattttaaataGATTTAACCAGTTGTATTGATTTGTTTCTTAAATTACATGTTGCAACATGACTTTTTGCTTTACAATTTAGTTCAAGTTTGATGTTTAATTTTTAGgttataaatggaaaataaatttgtctcTAGAATTGACCCCAAATTATAAACTGTCATATTTGGGGGTTTTTTTTGGCCCAaattatttccttaaaatgGTAGAACTTTTTCATGATGATTAATTCAGAGCAACGCTTTATAAATTGAGcataatttaaaagattttttttcttagttCAAAACAGCAACTATAGATTCGTTTTTTCCAGAATGTACAAATATACCATGTTTAAATTGATCATTTCTAAAATACTGATATATGCAGAAAATACTGCTTAGGAGAAGTAcccataattatatatattttcacaaaTGATGAAACGATGGACCATGATGTTTTAAGGGTTCATACATTTAGGGGCCATCTTATTGTTACTCAAAATATGCAGAAAAAAAGGTTCCGGATGCTAAACTTAATTATCAAATAGGATTGCACCCTTTCTTTGATTATATGGttacataattattattttgaggTCATGGCCCTTAATATCAGGGCTTTAAAGGTCAAAGCGTTTAAGGTCATGGCGTT
Coding sequences within it:
- the LOC134692442 gene encoding ankyrin-3-like, with the translated sequence MSTTDIPHVSEEEENFLRMNVLMNVISTRALRVLFYNEFNPSCIRAFFKKNKRKLVGLKKKHVINESQWNLLFPRRGPPNSTTFDITLMVVLIKRLTKLSPPTCGYDQLPSSTDTTTTADVARIKHYRNELAHTNDGKINSAFFTKALEDITGAVKRLGGPSMEKECKELRTKHLDQATVPWNIRVQINQTLDKWQKTHVNFVETRAAKQVLECVRVNSCVTITASSGAGKTATLHHVVFKMADDGYNILLVTNPQDIITFYDPNQKTLFVIDDFCGTYSLNQSDLQSWESVLKRIKELIQNKLTKIIVACRLQVFKDGKFESLSIFKTNVCNLLSKDLSLSKTEKQLIAEMYLETKAADIIKNIDLCDFFPLLCKLYHDNPVGNILDFFQNPFSVYEEEIEQLRTNAHGKYCALALCVMFNNMISEKVLTEKINSETKGIIENTLEACRLNKGTSRLTILDELDSLEHMFIKKDNGLYKTVHDKLFDFLSYYFGKTMIQCLINNAHSTFIMERFLLEGEDNDQFITIVPSEHHQIYIERMINDWFKGEVTRVFNNKNMVNKNFRQRFLGHLNSLDIVDQIQLAQTCDIFYKDTPLFHCCSICDIPFIQWSLQLCDNINMCDINNVSPLHLSTQSGLTEAVKLLLNRKADVNKCRYDQSSPLFTACQNNHIDILKLLIDNKADVNKCLIDETTPLIIACQKNHVDVVRLLLDNKAVINKCTDDKQSPLFVASLNNHVDIVNMLLHNKADINKCTVDGQSPLFIGCQNNHIDTVQMLLDNKADINKCMYDGTSSLFMACQEGYTSIVKLLLDNKAVINKCNDTGTSPFFMACQNNHIDIVKLLLDKKADINKCMNDDTSPLFIACQDNHVDIVQLLLDNGAAINKVTDEEQSPLHSACQEGNTNIVKLLIDNKADVYKCRNDGTSPLFIACQTNHEDIVKLLIRSNADINKCLSNGTSPLFIACQEGHANIVNLLLDNKANVKQCVNDETSPLFIACQVGYTDIVKLLLKAKADINKCMNSDASPLFVACEKNHVDIVKLLLTRNVASPLFIACAKNNINIVKLLLDKKATVNKFNGYMFSPLVIACREGNKDIVNLLLENEADINNFTKDEESPFYIACAKNHIDIVKLLLDKKININKCNSDGASPLFIACQEGNKHIVQLLLDNKADINKCSNDEISPLYISCQEGFSDIVGLLLNKKADIDKCRNDGASPMFIACMNGYKDVVKLFLEKGTYINKCRNDGASYLFIACMKNHLGVATLLLENKADINICLKDNTSPLYIACQEGHKDIVELLLDKKADMNKCRNDEAFVLFIACQRNHVDIVKMLLNEKADPNKCASDGTSPLFMACQEGYYDIVKLLLQHKADTNKCRNDDTSSLFIACQEGYKDVVKLLLNNKADINKCTDDGSSPLFIACQFNRLSIVEMLLYNKADINKCTGLGSPISVACLEGNIDIVKILLANGANYNKCVKVGFYFYSPKQIAIKQGHINIAILICKHSDRINFICRNMKHILNRFNQLY